From the Malus domestica chromosome 17, GDT2T_hap1 genome, one window contains:
- the LOC103404531 gene encoding protoporphyrinogen oxidase, mitochondrial isoform X1, protein MSSPTKQDKQSSVKRVAVVGAGVSGLAAAYKLKSHGFDVAVFEAEGRAGGKLRSVSRDGLVWDEGANTMTESETEVQTLLDNLGLREKQQFPISQTKRYIVRNGMPVLLPTNPIALITSNFLSAQSKLQIILEPYSWKKKGVSDDDTQESVGGFFQRHFGPEVVDYLIDPFVAGTSGGDPESLSMRHSFPDLWNMEKRFGSVISGAIKSKLSAKKEKSGQTKGSVEKGKRQRGSFSFHGGMQTLTDTLCNELGKDEVKLNSKVLSLSYSHDGKSAFENWSVSSAAKDDKHSQSLSVDAVVMTAPLCNVKEMNITKRGTLFPLDFFPEVTYIPLSVIITTFKKEDVKRPLEGFGVLVPSKEQKNGLKTLGTLFSSMMFPDRAPSDLHLYTTFVGGSRNKELAKASTDELKKIVTSDIRHLLGAEGEPTSVNHYHWSKAFPLYGRNYDSVIEAIEKMEKNLPGFFYAGNHRGGLSVGKAIASGCKAAELVIAYLESPPDEKTRQE, encoded by the exons ATGAGCTCACCAACCAAACAAGATAAACAGA GCTCTGTTAAAAGAGTAGCTGTTGTTGGTGCTGGTGTAAG CGGGCTTGCTGCGGCCTACAAGCTGAAATCACATGGTTTCGACGTCGCGGTGTTCGAAGCTGAGGGAAGAGCTGGAGGGAAGCTCAGAAGCGTTTCGCGTGATGGTCTTGTTTGGGATGAAGGAGCAAACACAATG ACTGAGAGTGAAACGGAGGTCCAAACTTTGCTTGATAATCTTGGACTAAGAGAAAAACAGCAATTT CCGATTTCACAGACCAAGCGTTATATTGTAAGGAACGGGATGCCCGTGCTG TTACCTACTAATCCAATCGCACTGATCACGAGCAATTTTCTTTCAGCACAATCAAAG CTTCAGATTATTCTGGAGCCATATTCATGGAAGAAAAAAGGAGTTTCCGATGATGACACCCAAGAAAG TGTGGGTGGGTTCTTTCAGCGTCATTTTGGGCCAGAG GTTGTTGATTATCTCATTGACCCCTTTGTTGCCGGCACAAGTGGTGGAGATCCCGAATCACTTTCT ATGCGCCATTCTTTTCCGGATTTATGGAACATGGAAAAAAG GTTTGGTTCCGTTATATCTGGGGCAATTAAATCAAAATTATCtgccaaaaaggaaaaaagtggACAAACAAAGGGTTCTGTAGAAAAAGGGAAGCGTCAGCGGGGTTCATTTTCCTTTCATGGTGGAATGCAG ACACTCACCGATACCTTATGCAATGAGCTTGGCAAAGATGAGGTTAAACTGAACTCAAAGGTTTTGTCATTATCTTATAGTCATGATGGGAAGTCTGCGTTTGAAAATTGGTCTGTTTCCTCTGCTGCTAAGGATGACAAGCATTCACAAAGTTTATCTGTCGACGCTGTAGTCATGACG GCTCCACTGTGTAACGTCAAAGAAATGAATATCACGAAAAGAGGAACTCTCTTCCCTCTTGATTTTTTTCCTGAG GTTACTTATATACCACTATCAGTGATAATAACGACCTTCAAGAAGGAAGATGTTAAGAGACCCCTTGAGGGATTTGGAGTTCTTGTGCCCTCTAAAGAGcagaaaaatggcttaaaaactCTTG GCACTCTCTTTTCATCCATGATGTTTCCAGATCGTGCACCTAGTGACCTGCATCTTTATACTACCTTTGTTGGGGGAAGTCGAAACAAGGAACTAGCAAAAGCTTCAAC ggatgaattgaagaagattgtTACCTCTGACATTAGGCACTTGCTAGGAGCAGAAGGCGAGCCTACATCCGTGAA CCATTACCACTGGAGCAAAGCATTTCCATTGTACGGGCGTAACTATGATTCAGTTATCGAAGCAATTGAGAAGATGGAGAAAAATCTCCCCGGGTTCTTCTATGCAG GTAACCATCGGGGCGGACTCTCAGTTGGCAAAGCAATAGCTTCTGGATGCAAAGCAGCTGAACTTGTAATCGCCTATCTGGAATCTCCGCCGGATGAGAAGACGCGTCAGGAATGA
- the LOC103404531 gene encoding protoporphyrinogen oxidase, mitochondrial isoform X2 — protein MSSPTKQDKQSSVKRVAVVGAGVSGLAAAYKLKSHGFDVAVFEAEGRAGGKLRSVSRDGLVWDEGANTMTESETEVQTLLDNLGLREKQQFPISQTKRYIVRNGMPVLLPTNPIALITSNFLSAQSKLQIILEPYSWKKKGVSDDDTQESVGGFFQRHFGPEVVDYLIDPFVAGTSGGDPESLSMRHSFPDLWNMEKRFGSVISGAIKSKLSAKKEKSGQTKGSVEKGKRQRGSFSFHGGMQTLTDTLCNELGKDEVKLNSKVLSLSYSHDGKSAFENWSVSSAAKDDKHSQSLSVDAVVMTAPLCNVKEMNITKRGTLFPLDFFPEVTYIPLSVIITTFKKEDVKRPLEGFGVLVPSKEQKNGLKTLGTLFSSMMFPDRAPSDLHLYTTFVGGSRNKELAKASTDELKKIVTSDIRHLLGAEGEPTSVNHLIA, from the exons ATGAGCTCACCAACCAAACAAGATAAACAGA GCTCTGTTAAAAGAGTAGCTGTTGTTGGTGCTGGTGTAAG CGGGCTTGCTGCGGCCTACAAGCTGAAATCACATGGTTTCGACGTCGCGGTGTTCGAAGCTGAGGGAAGAGCTGGAGGGAAGCTCAGAAGCGTTTCGCGTGATGGTCTTGTTTGGGATGAAGGAGCAAACACAATG ACTGAGAGTGAAACGGAGGTCCAAACTTTGCTTGATAATCTTGGACTAAGAGAAAAACAGCAATTT CCGATTTCACAGACCAAGCGTTATATTGTAAGGAACGGGATGCCCGTGCTG TTACCTACTAATCCAATCGCACTGATCACGAGCAATTTTCTTTCAGCACAATCAAAG CTTCAGATTATTCTGGAGCCATATTCATGGAAGAAAAAAGGAGTTTCCGATGATGACACCCAAGAAAG TGTGGGTGGGTTCTTTCAGCGTCATTTTGGGCCAGAG GTTGTTGATTATCTCATTGACCCCTTTGTTGCCGGCACAAGTGGTGGAGATCCCGAATCACTTTCT ATGCGCCATTCTTTTCCGGATTTATGGAACATGGAAAAAAG GTTTGGTTCCGTTATATCTGGGGCAATTAAATCAAAATTATCtgccaaaaaggaaaaaagtggACAAACAAAGGGTTCTGTAGAAAAAGGGAAGCGTCAGCGGGGTTCATTTTCCTTTCATGGTGGAATGCAG ACACTCACCGATACCTTATGCAATGAGCTTGGCAAAGATGAGGTTAAACTGAACTCAAAGGTTTTGTCATTATCTTATAGTCATGATGGGAAGTCTGCGTTTGAAAATTGGTCTGTTTCCTCTGCTGCTAAGGATGACAAGCATTCACAAAGTTTATCTGTCGACGCTGTAGTCATGACG GCTCCACTGTGTAACGTCAAAGAAATGAATATCACGAAAAGAGGAACTCTCTTCCCTCTTGATTTTTTTCCTGAG GTTACTTATATACCACTATCAGTGATAATAACGACCTTCAAGAAGGAAGATGTTAAGAGACCCCTTGAGGGATTTGGAGTTCTTGTGCCCTCTAAAGAGcagaaaaatggcttaaaaactCTTG GCACTCTCTTTTCATCCATGATGTTTCCAGATCGTGCACCTAGTGACCTGCATCTTTATACTACCTTTGTTGGGGGAAGTCGAAACAAGGAACTAGCAAAAGCTTCAAC ggatgaattgaagaagattgtTACCTCTGACATTAGGCACTTGCTAGGAGCAGAAGGCGAGCCTACATCCGTGAA TCATCTTATAGCTTGA